In Nocardia sp. NBC_00403, the DNA window TACGACCAGGCCGTGGTCACCTTGCAGACTTCCGATCTGGACCCGTCCCGCACCGGCTCGGCCGCTGCCCGGCTGTTCTATGCCTACGCCGACGCACTTGTCGCGGCGGGCCGAACCGACGACGGACTCACCTGGTTCCTCAACGCCGCCTCCGCCGACCTGGACGGCGAGACCGACGCCGAAGACCGCGCGGCCGAATTGACCGGCGAGACCGACCTCTGACCGTGGGATCGGTGCGCGGTACGGAACTGTCGGGCGAGACCGGTTCTCGAGTGCCGTCACAGTGCGATGCGGAGCTGACCGGCGTCGCAGGCGTCCGCGCGCCGGCGGGGCACAGAGCGGAACCGCCCGCCGACTCGAGCGTCTGAGCGCCGCCGGAGTGCGATGCGGAACTGACCAGCAGTACAGACTTGTGAGTGCTGGTGGACTGCAGAGCGAAACTATTCGGCGGCTCGGGCTTCCTCAGTGCCGCTGGGGTGCGTTACGGAGCCGCGCGGCAACTCCGGCTTCCGAAGTTGCCGGAGCGAACCGCGGATCTGATATACGGGACAGACTTCCGGGTGCCGGCGGAGTGCGCTACGGAGTGAACCGCAGCGGTACAGGTTGTGAGTGCGGTACGGAACTGTCCGGCGACTCGGTATTCTCAGCGCCGTCGGAGTCCGTGCAGAGCTGTTCGGCGACTCCTCCTCACGAAGGTGGTCGGAGTTGCAGCTATCGGAGCACCGACACAGGCTGCCGGGTGTCGTCGGAGTGCCGCGCGGAATAGACCAATGGCGGAGGCTTTGAGTAATGGTGGAGTGCTGAGCGGAATGTTCTGGCGAGATCGGATTGCGAGCGCAGGCGGAGTCAAGTAGTGCAGGTGGAACCTTGGTCGGCCCACGATGATCTGGCTGCCGCGAAAGCACTGATATTCGAGCCTCTCGAGCTCGATTGTTCTGTGCCGGTAGTCGAACCGGAGAGCGCCGAGTATGCGGCACACTCTTTCACGGTGGGCGGCCGGTCGGTGCGGTTTCGAGTAGGCAAATCGACACCGACGAAAGTCGGTCAGTTCGTCACCGTGTGGCAGCGCGGGGTGGGCGGACCGATCCGGCCGTTCGATGTCGCCGATCGCGTCGAGCTGTTCGTCATCAGTACCCGCACCGGAAGCCACTTCGGCCAATTCATTTTTCCTGGCACCGTGTTGTGTGCGAAAGATATTGTCTCCATTGATGGTTCGGGTGGCAAGCGCGGGTTTCGGATCTATCCACCGTGGGCGGATACCACGAACCGTCAGGCCCGTGCCACACAGACGTGGCAGCTGGAGTACTTCCTGCACGTGCAGCCGGGCGAGTTCGTGGATCTCGCTCGGGCACGGTTGCTCTACGGTGGGCCGGGACCGGCGACGACGGCCGTTCTTTGATGTCGAGCGGTGGGCGTAGTGTGCTGTGTGCTTCCGAGAGCTGCGGCCGCGTGCCGACCCGCGAAGCAGATCGCCGGGCAATGGAGCATGGGCGAAGAGTTCGGCAAGGGATGCCGACGGTGACATGGAGTGAGAGTGGTGTGAAGCGGCTACGAGATCGCTACGAAGCCCTACTGCTGGATCTGGACGGCACGCTGTACCGCGGACCCGAGATGATCGAAGGCGCCCCCGAGGCACTGGCGAATTCCGGCGTGCCGCAACGGCTCGTCTACGTCACGAACAATGCGAGCCGAGGGCCGGACGCGGTCGCCCAGCACCTGTCCGAACTCGGTTTCCCCGCGACGACCGATGATGTCGTGACCAGTGCGCAGGCGGCGGCCCGGCTGCTCGCGGAGCGACTCGAATCCGGCGCGACCGTCTTGATCGTCGGCACCGATGATCTCGCCGCGGAGGTGGATGCCGTCGGTCTGCGTTCGGTCCGCCGCTTCAATGGCACCACGCCCGATGCTGTCGTACAAGGACATTCGCCGACGACCGCGTGGCCGGATCTGGCCGAGGCGGCCTACGCGCTGAGCGCCGACGCCCTGTGGGTTGCCGCTAATACCGACAAGACTTTGCCGAACGAGCGTGGACTCGCGCCGGGCAACGGCGCCATGGTCGCGGCCCTGCGAGCGGCTTCCGGTCGTGCGCCACTGGTGGCGGGCAAGCCTTACGCGCCGCTCATGGAGGACGCCTTGGTGCGGGCGGGCACCCGCAGCGCGCTGGTCGTGGGGGACCGCATCGACACCGACATCGAGGGCGCCAACCGGGTCGGCCTCGATTCGCTGCTGGTCCTGACCGGCGTGAGCACCCTCGATGAGCTGCGCGACGCCCCCGCTGACCTCATCCCGACCTATGTGTCGGAATCGCTGGACGCATTGAATCACCCGCCCGTGGCAGACGAACCAGACCCCGCCGCGACCGACTTGGTCGCCGACTTGACCGCACGCTTGCGGCGCAACCCGGGACGAGCCGTGACAGTGCGCGCGTCCGGTTCGGAAATCCGATAGCGTTGACATCACGATGAGTACTCCGATGCCCCGCCCGTATGGACCCGGTATGAACGGCCCCGGCTCGAACGGACCCCGCCCGGGGGTCCCGATGCCGGGCCAGCATCTGCCTGGCGCACAAGGGCGCCCGGAACCGGCCGATCCCGCTCGGATTCGCGCCGATGTCGAGAGCCTGCTCGCCGAGCTCGGTTCGCATGCCGGTCAGCCCCAGGGCGTCGAAACCGGCACCGACATCACGCGGCGGGCACGCATCCTGGAGCAGGCACACGAGGTGCTGGTTCAGGCCTTGGCCACGGTGGACAAGATCTGAGGTGGCCAGGCGTGCGCGGGTGGACGCCGAACTGGTTCGCCGCGGGTTGGCGAGATCGCGGGAACACGCGGTCGAGCTGATCGGCGCGGGCCGCGTCCTGATAGCTGGAACCGTCGCGGTGAAACCGGCGACGGCCGTCGAAACGGGCACCCCGCTGGTGGTGCGCGACGAACCCGACGAGGTGTCATGGGCTTCGCGCGGTGCGCGCAAACTCCTGGGCGCACTCGAAGCGTTCGAACCCGAGGGGTTGACGATCGCGGGTAAGCGCTGCCTGGACGCGGGTGCCTCGACCGGTGGCTTCACCGATGTCTTGCTCTCCAAACACGCACGCGAGATCGTCGCCGTGGATGTCGGCTATGGCCAGCTGATCTGGCGGCTGCAGAACGATGAACGGGTGCGGGTTTTCGATCGCACCAACGTCCGCAGCGTGACCCCCGAATCGATCGGTGGCACGGTGGAGCTTGTGGTGGGCGATCTGTCGTTCATCTCCCTCGGCCTGGTGCTGCCTGCGCTCGCCGCCTGTTCTGCGTTGGGCGCAGACCTGTTGCCGATGGTGAAACCCCAGTTCGAAGTGGGAAAAGAACGGGTGGGTTCCGGCGGTGTTGTGCGCGATCCGGCTTTGCGTGCCGAAGTGGTGCGCGATGTCGCGGCCGCGGCCGCGGCGTTGGGACTGCGCACTCGAGCGGTAGTTGCCAGCCCGCTGCCCGGCCCGTCGGGCAATGTCGAATACTTTCTGTGGCTGCGTAAAGACGGGCAGTTCGAGTACGACGGCGAGCAGGTCGCGGCCCTCGTCGAGCGTGCGGTTGAGGAGGGTCCACAGTGAACGCGCAGGCGCCGGCCGAGTCCGGTGGCCGGGAGATTCTGTTGGTTTCGCATCCCGGCCGCGCGGAGATCATCGAAACCGCCCATCGGGTGGCCAAGATCTTCGCCGATGCCGGGATCGGGCTGCGGGTGCTCGCCGATGAGGCGGAAGGCACCCGGTTCGATGTTGATCTCGATTGTGAGGCCCCGGGGCCAGGCTCTTCGGCGGTGGCAGCGCCCGGCGGTTATCCGGTCCGGGTGGTCGAGCACTGCCCGGATGCGGCGGTGGGTTGTGAGATGGTGCTCGTCCTCGGTGGTGACGGCACTTTCCTGCGTGCCGCCGAGCTGGCACGGCCTGCCGCGGTGCCGGTGCTGGGAATCAATCTGGGCCGCATCGGTTTCCTCACCGAGGCCGAGGCGGAGCATCTGGACGAGGCGTTGGCCCAGGTGGTCCGCAAGGATTACCGCATCGAGGATCGGATGACGATCGACGTCACCGTCCGTGTGGATGACGAGATCGTCGAAACTGGTTGGGCGTTGAACGAAGCAAGTATCGAAAATGCCGCGCGGATGGGTGTGCTCGAGGTGGTGATGGAGGTCGACGGACGTCCGGTGTCGCAGTTCGGCTGTGACGGCATCCTGATCTCGACGCCCACCGGTTCGACCGCGTACGCGTTCTCCGCGGGCGGTCCGGTGGTGTGGCCGGAACTCGAAGCGCTGCTGGTGATTCCGAGCAATGCGCATGCCCTGTTCGCGCGC includes these proteins:
- a CDS encoding HAD-IIA family hydrolase yields the protein MKRLRDRYEALLLDLDGTLYRGPEMIEGAPEALANSGVPQRLVYVTNNASRGPDAVAQHLSELGFPATTDDVVTSAQAAARLLAERLESGATVLIVGTDDLAAEVDAVGLRSVRRFNGTTPDAVVQGHSPTTAWPDLAEAAYALSADALWVAANTDKTLPNERGLAPGNGAMVAALRAASGRAPLVAGKPYAPLMEDALVRAGTRSALVVGDRIDTDIEGANRVGLDSLLVLTGVSTLDELRDAPADLIPTYVSESLDALNHPPVADEPDPAATDLVADLTARLRRNPGRAVTVRASGSEIR
- a CDS encoding MepB family protein, which gives rise to MPVVEPESAEYAAHSFTVGGRSVRFRVGKSTPTKVGQFVTVWQRGVGGPIRPFDVADRVELFVISTRTGSHFGQFIFPGTVLCAKDIVSIDGSGGKRGFRIYPPWADTTNRQARATQTWQLEYFLHVQPGEFVDLARARLLYGGPGPATTAVL
- a CDS encoding NAD kinase — its product is MNAQAPAESGGREILLVSHPGRAEIIETAHRVAKIFADAGIGLRVLADEAEGTRFDVDLDCEAPGPGSSAVAAPGGYPVRVVEHCPDAAVGCEMVLVLGGDGTFLRAAELARPAAVPVLGINLGRIGFLTEAEAEHLDEALAQVVRKDYRIEDRMTIDVTVRVDDEIVETGWALNEASIENAARMGVLEVVMEVDGRPVSQFGCDGILISTPTGSTAYAFSAGGPVVWPELEALLVIPSNAHALFARPLVTSPESRIAVESVATGHDAIVFLDGRRTLALPKGGRVEAVRGAEPVRWVRLDSAPFADRMVRKFQLPVTGWRGRRRTESTRADRDQD
- a CDS encoding TlyA family RNA methyltransferase: MARRARVDAELVRRGLARSREHAVELIGAGRVLIAGTVAVKPATAVETGTPLVVRDEPDEVSWASRGARKLLGALEAFEPEGLTIAGKRCLDAGASTGGFTDVLLSKHAREIVAVDVGYGQLIWRLQNDERVRVFDRTNVRSVTPESIGGTVELVVGDLSFISLGLVLPALAACSALGADLLPMVKPQFEVGKERVGSGGVVRDPALRAEVVRDVAAAAAALGLRTRAVVASPLPGPSGNVEYFLWLRKDGQFEYDGEQVAALVERAVEEGPQ